One segment of Candidatus Methylomirabilis tolerans DNA contains the following:
- a CDS encoding type II toxin-antitoxin system RelE/ParE family toxin gives MAARTRRVIWAESARQALDEVVAYISQESPDGAVRVLTRALDTAASLSTLAERGRMVKEVGDSALRELLVYDYRMLYKVYEDRVIIRAFLHGARDFSKWRREQAPEL, from the coding sequence GTGGCTGCTCGGACGCGCCGGGTAATCTGGGCCGAGTCGGCGCGTCAAGCGCTCGACGAGGTTGTCGCGTACATCTCGCAGGAATCGCCAGACGGTGCGGTCCGTGTACTCACTCGTGCTCTGGATACGGCTGCAAGTCTCTCGACACTTGCGGAACGAGGCCGAATGGTAAAGGAAGTCGGCGACTCAGCCCTCCGTGAGTTGCTCGTGTACGACTACCGCATGTTGTATAAGGTGTATGAGGACAGAGTGATCATCCGCGCCTTTCTTCACGGTGCTCGTGACTTTTCTAAATGGCGACGCGAGCAGGCACCGGAGCTTTGA
- the hisZ gene encoding ATP phosphoribosyltransferase regulatory subunit, with amino-acid sequence MSDFEYSSKTAIPKGVRVFPPEETALRRLAERQILTVFERWGFHEVIIPTFEYLEVFSGDSEGEGGDKIFKFVDRQTGRLLALRYDPTPQVARLAATTLRYRPLPLRLSYVTNIFRYEAPQSGRQRECVQLGVELIGLQRPEADAEMVAMAVEGCRALGLQRFQIDVGQIEYVRGLVDALGPAPDRRRALVSAIDRKDTLEIELLLRGLDADDKSKQAVLDLPTLYGGKEVLARAQDLAPNRRSQEALKNLAQVYEVLEQYGLADQVIIDLGEARAFEYHTGVTFTAFAQGLGSEISRGGRYDDLIGGFGYPCPATGFAFDMEKVLEAVAAEGRPSIVTGQRFLIIDFNPDKRYALRIARLLREQGYSAARDIIKRDLQGSFDYAIASGIGRAIVLGLPHLPQDELLIRDLASGAEERVPVERFCGEVERGERRWPM; translated from the coding sequence ATGAGCGACTTCGAATATTCCTCCAAGACCGCTATCCCAAAAGGCGTCCGGGTCTTCCCACCGGAGGAGACCGCACTGCGCCGCTTGGCTGAGCGCCAGATCCTTACGGTCTTTGAACGATGGGGGTTCCACGAGGTCATCATCCCGACGTTTGAATACCTGGAGGTCTTTTCAGGGGACTCGGAGGGAGAGGGCGGAGACAAGATCTTCAAGTTCGTCGACCGGCAGACCGGCCGTCTACTGGCGCTGCGGTACGACCCGACCCCCCAGGTGGCGCGCCTTGCAGCGACCACGCTTCGGTACCGGCCCTTGCCGTTGCGTCTCTCGTATGTGACAAACATCTTTCGCTACGAAGCCCCTCAGTCCGGTCGACAGCGCGAATGTGTCCAGCTTGGGGTAGAGCTGATCGGGCTGCAGCGTCCGGAGGCCGATGCCGAAATGGTGGCGATGGCGGTGGAGGGATGCCGGGCTCTCGGCCTGCAGCGCTTTCAGATCGATGTCGGTCAGATCGAATATGTGCGGGGGCTTGTCGATGCCCTTGGGCCTGCACCCGATCGACGCCGAGCGCTTGTTTCGGCCATCGACAGGAAAGATACCCTCGAGATCGAGCTGCTCCTGCGAGGGCTGGACGCGGACGACAAGTCCAAGCAGGCTGTCCTGGATCTGCCGACGCTCTACGGAGGGAAGGAGGTCCTGGCTCGCGCGCAGGACTTGGCGCCCAACCGGCGATCGCAGGAGGCCTTGAAAAACCTCGCTCAGGTCTATGAGGTCCTGGAGCAGTACGGTCTGGCGGACCAGGTGATTATCGATCTTGGCGAAGCGAGGGCCTTCGAGTATCATACCGGCGTAACCTTTACGGCATTTGCGCAGGGCCTGGGCTCGGAGATTTCACGCGGTGGCCGGTACGACGATCTGATCGGTGGGTTCGGCTACCCCTGCCCCGCCACCGGTTTCGCCTTCGACATGGAGAAAGTCCTGGAGGCTGTGGCTGCAGAGGGTCGGCCTTCCATTGTGACCGGCCAGAGATTTCTGATTATCGATTTTAACCCCGACAAACGGTATGCCCTTCGCATCGCTCGGCTTCTGCGGGAACAGGGCTACTCGGCGGCACGGGATATCATTAAGCGGGACCTACAAGGCTCATTTGACTATGCGATAGCGTCCGGGATCGGCCGAGCGATCGTGCTGGGCTTACCTCATTTGCCTCAGGACGAGTTGCTCATCAGGGATCTGGCCTCCGGGGCTGAGGAGCGGGTCCCGGTCGAGCGGTTTTGTGGCGAGGTCGAACGTGGAGAACGGCGATGGCCAATGTAA
- a CDS encoding alanine--glyoxylate aminotransferase family protein, with protein MKKRHLLAPGPTPVLPEALLAMARPILYHRGPEYEALLGRVREGLQFLFQTKNEVLVFTSSGTGGMEGAVVNTLSPGDRALVIRSGKFGERWGEICEAYGLQPSYIDVDWGRAVEPDTVAAALAADPSIKAVFATHTESSTGVLHDIETIARIVKKTPAILVVDAIMSLGVANLPMDAWGVDVVVGGSQKALMIPPGLAFCGVSDKAWVMVQRSRLPKFYFNFTAERKSLEKNQNSFTPAVSLVVALEQSLAAIKAEGLTALFARHDRLARATRAGVRALGLELFTERPTPALTAITAPPGIEAGAIVKRLRAAHGITISGGQAQLKGKIFRLAHLGYADESDVVVCLAALERTLIDLGYSLKLGEGVRAVQEVLAQAG; from the coding sequence ATGAAAAAGCGACATCTGTTAGCCCCTGGCCCGACTCCGGTCCTCCCGGAAGCCTTGCTGGCAATGGCCAGGCCGATCCTGTACCATCGTGGTCCGGAGTACGAAGCCCTTCTGGGCCGAGTCCGGGAGGGGCTTCAATTCCTCTTCCAAACCAAGAACGAGGTGCTGGTATTCACCTCATCCGGCACGGGTGGGATGGAAGGCGCGGTCGTGAATACGCTCTCGCCAGGCGACCGGGCCTTGGTCATCCGGAGCGGTAAGTTCGGTGAGCGCTGGGGGGAGATCTGTGAGGCCTACGGCCTTCAGCCGTCCTACATCGATGTGGACTGGGGACGCGCCGTAGAGCCTGATACTGTGGCGGCAGCTCTTGCGGCCGATCCCTCGATCAAGGCGGTCTTTGCCACGCACACTGAGAGTTCTACGGGCGTCCTGCACGATATTGAGACGATCGCCAGGATTGTCAAAAAGACGCCCGCCATCCTGGTCGTGGACGCCATTATGAGTTTGGGGGTGGCGAACCTGCCGATGGATGCCTGGGGGGTGGACGTGGTCGTGGGCGGCTCTCAGAAGGCGCTGATGATCCCGCCTGGCCTCGCCTTCTGCGGGGTGTCTGACAAGGCATGGGTTATGGTGCAGCGATCCCGCCTCCCAAAGTTCTACTTCAATTTTACGGCAGAGCGGAAGAGCCTGGAGAAGAACCAGAACAGTTTCACGCCGGCGGTCTCGTTGGTCGTGGCACTGGAGCAGTCTCTTGCCGCGATCAAGGCGGAGGGCCTTACCGCGCTCTTCGCGCGGCATGACCGGCTTGCGCGGGCGACTCGCGCCGGCGTCAGGGCGCTCGGACTTGAACTGTTCACCGAGCGGCCTACCCCAGCGTTGACCGCCATTACTGCCCCGCCGGGTATCGAGGCCGGTGCTATCGTGAAGAGGCTTCGAGCGGCCCACGGCATCACCATTTCCGGCGGACAGGCTCAACTCAAAGGGAAGATCTTCCGCCTGGCCCATCTGGGATATGCTGATGAATCCGACGTCGTCGTCTGCCTGGCGGCGCTGGAACGAACCCTCATCGACCTCGGGTATTCGTTGAAATTGGGCGAGGGGGTGCGGGCGGTCCAGGAGGTACTGGCTCAGGCAGGCTGA
- the serA gene encoding phosphoglycerate dehydrogenase, which yields MRVLVTDGLSPRGIEVLRQAKAIEVDERPKLSPEALQECIDNYDGLIVRSATKVNAPILRSAHRLKVVGRAGVGVDNIDVEAATARGILVMNAPSGNTLATAEHTFSLLLSLAKNIPQATASMKGGRWEKSAFLSVEVGGKTLGIIGLGRIGCEVARRAKGFAMRVIVSDPFVSEEAAIALGVELVELPELFRRSDFITIHTPITPETYHLIDREAIAQMKTGVRIVNCARGGIVDEAALHEAMKAGKVAGAALDVFEQEPVQSAPLLTLNNFICTPHLGAASEEAQENVAVEIAEQVIEYLQKGLIRNAVNAPSIDPAVYKVLQPYLTLSEKLGRLASQLAEGGLRQIRIDYRGEIAGYDPAALTASVIKGALDPFLGDEVNYVNALALAKGRGIRIIESKVLEEADYASLITVSIKGDRGTSEVAGTLFSRREPRVVRINEFRLEAIPEGYLLIFSNLDVPGVIGTIGTLLGKHRVNIAGMQLGREQPGGRAVSVVNVDNPVPAHVIDEIRRLPNIVFVKLVKA from the coding sequence ATACGAGTCCTCGTGACCGATGGTCTCTCGCCACGCGGCATTGAGGTGCTGCGCCAAGCCAAGGCGATCGAGGTCGATGAGCGGCCCAAGTTGAGCCCCGAGGCGTTGCAAGAGTGCATTGACAATTATGATGGCCTGATCGTCCGAAGCGCCACTAAGGTAAACGCACCGATCCTGCGGTCCGCGCACCGACTTAAGGTAGTCGGGAGGGCCGGCGTGGGGGTGGATAATATTGATGTCGAGGCGGCGACGGCTCGCGGGATCCTGGTGATGAATGCCCCGAGCGGCAATACCCTGGCCACCGCCGAGCATACCTTCTCGCTCCTGCTGTCCCTCGCCAAGAATATCCCACAGGCCACTGCCTCAATGAAGGGCGGCCGGTGGGAGAAAAGCGCGTTCCTCAGCGTCGAGGTGGGAGGCAAGACATTAGGGATTATCGGTTTGGGACGGATCGGATGCGAGGTCGCCAGACGCGCTAAAGGGTTCGCCATGCGCGTGATCGTCTCTGATCCCTTTGTCTCTGAGGAGGCTGCTATAGCGCTGGGGGTCGAACTGGTGGAACTCCCGGAGCTGTTCCGACGATCGGATTTTATTACGATCCACACCCCTATCACCCCGGAGACGTACCATCTCATCGATCGCGAGGCTATCGCACAGATGAAGACGGGGGTTCGGATCGTCAACTGCGCGAGGGGCGGAATCGTCGACGAGGCGGCGCTACATGAGGCGATGAAGGCCGGTAAGGTTGCCGGAGCGGCCCTGGATGTGTTTGAACAGGAGCCGGTCCAGAGCGCGCCGTTGTTGACGCTGAACAACTTTATCTGTACCCCGCACCTCGGCGCAGCGAGTGAAGAAGCGCAAGAGAATGTCGCCGTCGAGATCGCCGAGCAGGTGATTGAGTACCTCCAGAAGGGACTCATCAGGAACGCCGTCAATGCCCCGTCGATCGATCCGGCGGTGTACAAGGTGCTTCAGCCGTACCTCACCCTGTCCGAGAAACTGGGCCGCCTGGCCTCTCAGCTTGCCGAGGGGGGGCTGCGCCAGATTCGGATCGATTACCGGGGTGAGATTGCGGGCTACGACCCGGCGGCGCTCACTGCGTCCGTCATCAAGGGGGCGCTGGACCCCTTCCTGGGTGATGAGGTCAACTACGTCAACGCCCTGGCTCTAGCAAAAGGACGCGGCATCCGGATCATCGAGAGTAAGGTGCTGGAGGAAGCCGACTACGCGAGCCTCATCACCGTCTCGATCAAGGGCGACCGTGGCACGAGTGAGGTGGCAGGGACGCTCTTCAGCCGCCGCGAGCCAAGGGTCGTCCGGATCAACGAATTCCGGCTGGAAGCCATCCCCGAAGGGTACCTCCTGATCTTTTCCAACCTGGACGTACCAGGAGTCATCGGGACGATCGGTACCCTGCTTGGAAAACACCGGGTGAACATCGCCGGCATGCAGTTGGGGCGGGAGCAGCCTGGTGGCCGGGCCGTGTCTGTGGTGAATGTCGATAATCCTGTTCCCGCTCATGTCATCGACGAGATCCGGCGGCTCCCCAACATCGTCTTCGTCAAGCTTGTGAAGGCCTAA
- a CDS encoding adenylosuccinate synthase, translating into MANVIVVGTQWGDEGKGKIVDLLSEYFDAVARYQGGTNAGHTVVVEEEKIVLHLVPSGVLRKGKACILGNGVVIDLTALIQEMDQLRKLHVKIEENFFISKNAHLVLPYHKILDVELERLREGRPIGTTGRGIGPAYVDKMARTGIRVGDLIDRDLFKERLRSNLEEKRAQFPQHQELQELDHEKMAAEQLEQFERIRGFVVDSSLVIYDLIKTGKSVLFEGAQGTLLDVDLGTYPYVTSSSATAGGACTGIGVSPLTIDGVLGVTKAYTTRVGEGPMPTELTDAIGQMLQTRGQEFGATTGRPRRCGWFDAVAVRYSARINGLSALALMKLDVLDACDSIRICTSYRCNGAILREFPNETGLLQACEPIYEEVPGWNESIAGITSYKRLPPNCRAYIERIEGLTGVKAGLISTGPRRDQTILRSTPALRQWGLTR; encoded by the coding sequence ATGGCCAATGTAATTGTTGTCGGTACACAGTGGGGCGATGAAGGGAAGGGGAAGATCGTTGATCTTCTCTCAGAGTATTTCGATGCGGTGGCCCGGTACCAGGGTGGGACCAACGCCGGCCATACGGTCGTGGTGGAGGAGGAGAAGATCGTCCTGCACCTGGTCCCCTCAGGCGTGCTGAGGAAGGGGAAGGCCTGTATACTGGGGAACGGCGTGGTCATTGATCTGACCGCCCTCATCCAGGAAATGGATCAGCTCAGAAAGCTGCACGTGAAGATCGAGGAGAACTTCTTTATCAGTAAGAACGCGCATCTGGTGCTTCCCTACCATAAGATCCTGGACGTCGAGCTGGAGCGGCTCCGAGAGGGTCGACCGATCGGGACTACTGGACGCGGGATCGGTCCGGCCTATGTCGATAAGATGGCGAGGACAGGGATCCGGGTGGGCGATCTGATCGACCGCGACCTCTTCAAGGAGCGGCTCCGCAGTAACCTTGAAGAGAAGCGAGCCCAGTTCCCGCAGCATCAGGAACTGCAGGAGCTGGATCACGAAAAGATGGCGGCGGAGCAACTTGAGCAATTCGAGCGCATTCGCGGTTTCGTGGTGGACAGCTCCCTCGTCATTTACGATCTGATCAAAACTGGGAAGAGTGTCCTGTTTGAGGGGGCGCAGGGGACCCTCCTGGACGTCGATCTCGGTACCTACCCCTACGTTACCTCATCGAGCGCCACAGCCGGAGGCGCCTGCACCGGGATTGGGGTGAGTCCGCTCACGATCGACGGCGTCCTCGGCGTCACCAAGGCCTATACGACGCGCGTCGGCGAGGGTCCGATGCCGACGGAGCTGACGGATGCGATCGGTCAGATGCTACAGACACGGGGGCAGGAGTTTGGGGCCACAACGGGGCGCCCGAGGCGCTGCGGCTGGTTCGATGCCGTTGCCGTCAGGTACAGCGCCAGGATCAACGGCCTCTCGGCCCTCGCCCTCATGAAGCTGGACGTCCTGGATGCCTGTGACTCGATCCGGATCTGCACGAGTTACCGCTGTAACGGCGCGATCCTTCGAGAATTTCCGAACGAGACCGGTCTTCTGCAGGCGTGTGAACCGATCTATGAAGAGGTGCCAGGCTGGAACGAGAGCATTGCCGGCATCACCTCATACAAGCGCCTGCCGCCCAACTGCCGGGCCTATATCGAGCGGATTGAGGGGCTGACAGGGGTCAAGGCGGGGCTCATCTCCACAGGGCCCCGGCGGGACCAGACGATCCTTCGCTCAACGCCGGCCTTGCGGCAGTGGGGGCTGACACGCTAA
- a CDS encoding zinc ribbon domain-containing protein, producing the protein MPIYEYACGGCQKRVSVLVRNINNPDPPICPRCGGRELTRLLSRFAVVKSEESRFDRMADPSNFGDLDENDPKSVARWAKRMGKEMGEDVGEDFDQMMEEAAEKEGATGGGAETEE; encoded by the coding sequence ATGCCGATTTATGAATATGCGTGTGGCGGTTGCCAGAAGCGGGTGAGTGTGCTGGTTCGGAATATCAACAACCCTGATCCGCCCATCTGCCCCCGCTGTGGGGGTCGGGAATTGACGCGTCTGCTCTCCCGGTTCGCAGTGGTCAAGTCCGAAGAGAGCCGCTTCGATCGAATGGCTGACCCCAGCAATTTCGGCGATCTTGATGAGAATGATCCGAAGAGTGTCGCGCGCTGGGCTAAGCGGATGGGAAAAGAGATGGGCGAGGATGTCGGCGAGGACTTCGACCAGATGATGGAGGAGGCTGCAGAGAAAGAGGGGGCGACCGGAGGGGGAGCAGAGACCGAGGAGTAA